A region of Selenomonadales bacterium 4137-cl DNA encodes the following proteins:
- a CDS encoding DUF4127 family protein, producing MFRRFLCCLAIIAAATATAAALYLNFGYIRTAQPVVLTAPAANGMTVLLVPLDSRPPCTQFVEQLGRLAGIRVVLPPTELLDEYRTPANRTGLRDWLRSQAANADAAIVSVDMLEHGGLLASRLGTGTAADAEAALEALSEAHRSNPQLKIYAFSIIPRLLVADNADSARYQKKMLAYSVLKDEVLTFENPRDRDKLQKVSAQLPPAVVNRYLSLYEANTQLNFRLLAMTEEGVLAGLVIGQDDGFPFGMPNMVKSRLSHYVARRPALADRVVITRGTDEVALTLLGRIAMQAAGYRPRVFVRYSHPEAPGIVMPYMPHSMARTVAEKVALIGGKLVDRADGADFVLYVHAATAKTGPGLPAAAAREVRELMAAGHRVGVVDLSEHFLAEDTLLPHLLRGGADLARLAAYAGWNTTSNSLGTAVTQAAVFTAALAGKGLRTDRLGLYKLQYEFLASRMLDDWYYQKDVQPFVNRRLKMSKVDPYNLGEHMQQVEGWISGLMADRANTLLRDGLAGQTLPVRSADGKRYVVNGLALKCRLPWQRTFEVRLEPTLSFAVVNE from the coding sequence ATGTTCAGACGTTTCCTGTGCTGCCTGGCGATCATCGCGGCGGCGACCGCTACGGCGGCAGCCTTGTATCTCAATTTCGGCTATATCCGCACCGCGCAGCCGGTTGTGCTGACCGCGCCGGCCGCGAACGGGATGACTGTGCTGCTGGTGCCGCTCGACAGCCGCCCGCCCTGCACCCAGTTCGTGGAGCAGCTTGGCCGCCTTGCCGGCATCCGCGTCGTGCTGCCGCCGACCGAGCTGCTGGACGAATATCGTACTCCCGCGAACCGCACCGGCCTGCGCGACTGGCTGCGTAGCCAGGCGGCGAACGCGGACGCGGCGATCGTTTCCGTCGATATGCTTGAGCACGGCGGTTTGCTGGCCTCGCGCCTCGGGACAGGGACGGCCGCCGACGCGGAGGCCGCTCTGGAAGCGCTTTCCGAAGCGCACAGGAGCAACCCGCAGCTTAAGATCTACGCTTTCAGTATTATTCCCCGACTGCTGGTCGCCGACAATGCCGATTCGGCCCGCTACCAGAAAAAGATGTTGGCGTATTCGGTTCTCAAGGACGAGGTACTGACGTTTGAGAACCCGCGGGACCGGGATAAGCTGCAGAAGGTTTCCGCCCAGCTCCCGCCGGCGGTGGTCAACCGTTACCTCTCTCTGTACGAGGCGAACACTCAGCTCAATTTCCGCCTGCTGGCCATGACTGAGGAGGGCGTGCTCGCCGGGCTGGTGATCGGCCAGGACGACGGGTTCCCTTTCGGGATGCCGAATATGGTAAAAAGCCGCCTGAGCCATTATGTGGCCCGTCGGCCTGCTTTGGCGGACCGCGTTGTCATCACCCGCGGGACGGACGAGGTGGCGCTGACGCTGCTGGGGAGGATTGCGATGCAGGCGGCGGGCTACCGGCCGAGGGTGTTCGTGAGGTATTCTCATCCGGAGGCGCCGGGGATTGTGATGCCGTATATGCCGCATTCCATGGCCCGTACGGTGGCCGAGAAGGTCGCTCTGATCGGCGGTAAGCTTGTCGACCGGGCGGATGGCGCCGATTTCGTGCTGTACGTCCATGCCGCCACCGCCAAAACGGGGCCAGGACTGCCGGCGGCGGCCGCCCGCGAGGTGAGGGAACTGATGGCTGCAGGCCACCGCGTGGGGGTGGTGGATCTGAGCGAGCATTTTCTCGCCGAAGATACGCTATTGCCACACCTGCTAAGGGGCGGCGCCGATCTGGCGCGGTTGGCAGCATACGCCGGCTGGAACACGACGAGCAATTCGCTGGGAACGGCGGTGACCCAGGCGGCGGTTTTCACCGCCGCGCTGGCGGGCAAGGGCCTTAGGACCGATAGATTGGGGCTGTACAAGTTGCAGTACGAGTTTCTTGCCAGCCGGATGCTGGACGATTGGTATTATCAGAAAGATGTCCAGCCGTTCGTAAACCGGCGGCTGAAAATGTCTAAGGTCGATCCGTACAATCTCGGTGAGCATATGCAGCAAGTCGAGGGCTGGATAAGCGGCCTGATGGCCGACCGGGCGAATACGCTGCTTCGCGATGGGCTGGCGGGGCAGACGCTGCCGGTGAGGAGCGCCGACGGGAAGCGGTATGTGGTGAACGGGCTGGCGCTGAAGTGCCGCCTGCCCTGGCAGCGGACGTTCGAGGTGAGGCTGGAGCCAACGCTGAGTTTTGCGGTTGTGAACGAGTAA
- the rsmD gene encoding 16S rRNA (guanine(966)-N(2))-methyltransferase RsmD has product MRIITGTAKGLKLKAPRGRDVRPTSDRVKESLFAILADRIRGAAVADFFAGTGNLGLEALSRGAAAAVFVDASPASNALIRDNADRARLAEKAELLRKDALAAAGHFARSGRTFDIIFCDPPYNKGLVAAILEKIDAGKLLKPGGVVIIEHSRHEPLPAGLVNLTISRTERYGETLLTFLEHTT; this is encoded by the coding sequence ATGCGGATTATAACCGGGACTGCCAAGGGCCTCAAACTCAAAGCCCCCCGCGGCCGTGACGTCCGGCCCACCAGCGACAGGGTCAAAGAATCGCTGTTCGCCATCCTGGCCGACCGCATCCGGGGAGCCGCCGTCGCCGACTTTTTCGCCGGCACCGGCAACCTCGGCCTCGAAGCCCTCAGCCGGGGTGCGGCCGCCGCCGTGTTCGTCGACGCCAGCCCAGCAAGCAACGCCTTGATTCGTGACAACGCGGACCGGGCCAGGCTTGCCGAAAAAGCCGAACTCCTCCGCAAGGACGCACTTGCCGCCGCCGGGCACTTCGCGCGCTCCGGCCGCACCTTCGACATCATATTCTGCGACCCTCCCTACAACAAGGGACTGGTCGCCGCCATCCTGGAAAAAATCGACGCCGGCAAGCTCTTAAAGCCCGGAGGCGTCGTCATAATCGAACACTCGCGCCACGAGCCGCTGCCAGCCGGCCTGGTGAACCTGACAATCAGCCGCACCGAACGCTACGGGGAAACGTTGCTCACATTTCTCGAACACACCACCTGA
- the coaD gene encoding pantetheine-phosphate adenylyltransferase yields MRIAVCPGSFDPVTNGHLDIFARASSIFDKIIVAVFHNPNKKPLYTMEERVEMLRMATAHIPNVQVDCFSGLLYEYVRRQDSTIIVRGLRALSDFEYEFQRALLIKKIDPQMETVFMMTTADYSFVSSTGVKELAKFGGDISGLVPAAVAAKIIERLNQD; encoded by the coding sequence GTGCGTATCGCAGTATGCCCCGGCAGTTTCGACCCTGTAACCAACGGCCACCTCGACATCTTCGCCAGAGCCAGCAGCATCTTTGACAAGATTATTGTCGCCGTTTTCCACAACCCTAACAAAAAACCGCTCTACACCATGGAAGAGCGCGTCGAAATGCTGCGGATGGCCACCGCCCACATTCCCAACGTACAAGTCGACTGCTTTTCCGGACTGCTATACGAATACGTGCGCCGCCAGGATTCCACCATCATCGTCCGCGGCCTGAGAGCCCTGTCCGATTTCGAATACGAATTCCAGCGGGCGCTGCTCATCAAAAAGATCGACCCCCAGATGGAAACGGTTTTCATGATGACCACCGCCGACTACTCCTTCGTCAGCTCCACCGGCGTCAAGGAGCTGGCCAAATTCGGCGGCGACATCAGCGGGCTCGTACCTGCGGCCGTGGCGGCGAAAATTATCGAGCGCCTCAACCAGGACTGA
- a CDS encoding ATPase, with amino-acid sequence MTVEEILEEMEGLLLEASRVPFTNKRVIDEDDLGRLIDELREVLPGELMEANRVLSERQRIIEDAQKEAQGIVDQGKSYVHRLADENVIARQAQEQANEILQQAHKEARDLRGDAVAYADDVFGYLEENLAKTLEVVRQSHGKLHQAQKD; translated from the coding sequence ATGACAGTAGAAGAGATATTGGAAGAAATGGAAGGCTTGCTCCTGGAGGCTTCGCGGGTGCCCTTCACCAACAAACGGGTCATCGACGAAGACGACCTCGGCCGCCTGATCGACGAACTTAGGGAAGTGCTGCCCGGCGAACTGATGGAAGCCAATCGCGTCCTCAGCGAACGGCAGCGCATCATTGAAGACGCCCAGAAAGAAGCCCAGGGGATTGTCGACCAGGGCAAAAGCTACGTTCACCGCCTCGCCGACGAGAACGTCATCGCCCGTCAGGCCCAGGAACAGGCCAACGAGATCCTCCAGCAGGCCCACAAAGAAGCCCGCGACCTTCGCGGCGACGCCGTCGCCTACGCCGACGACGTCTTCGGCTATCTCGAAGAAAATCTCGCCAAAACGCTCGAAGTCGTCCGCCAGAGCCACGGCAAGCTTCATCAGGCCCAAAAAGACTAG
- the ylbJ gene encoding sporulation integral membrane protein YlbJ, producing MGLWGKGRRYRSRLLTFFMALATVFVTVAMVQYPKDAFDSAIMGLNLWWNVVFPALLPFFILSEILMGLGVVHFIGVLLEPLMRPVFNVPGVGAFALSMGLASGYPMDAVITSKFRKNRLCTAVEAERLLSFTNTADPLFMFGAVAVGMFAMPELGATIALAHYLSSFLVGIVFRFHARGRDRLTPEEATPPGNIIIRAFRALYNARQEDKRSMGQLLGDAVKSSMNTILLIGGFIIVFSVFLRIVSVIGVTAVLETAFAWVLGAVGFSTNLAPSLVSGLFEIDIGAMAAAQANAPLVEKVAMASAIIAWSGLCVHGQVASIVIESGIRIAPYIFGRLLHAVLAALITLLLMDSGGIFPTALSVPAAVMPGGGWSPVFWLTRFEQMGYVALLCTTLLIALSLAWHIGRGVRLMIKK from the coding sequence ATGGGTTTGTGGGGAAAAGGGCGGCGTTACCGTTCACGCTTGCTGACATTTTTTATGGCTCTCGCCACGGTTTTCGTGACCGTTGCCATGGTGCAGTACCCCAAAGACGCTTTCGATTCGGCGATTATGGGGCTTAATCTCTGGTGGAACGTCGTTTTCCCCGCTTTGTTGCCTTTTTTTATTTTGTCAGAGATTCTGATGGGTCTGGGGGTGGTGCATTTTATCGGGGTGCTGCTTGAGCCGCTGATGCGCCCGGTGTTTAACGTGCCGGGTGTCGGCGCTTTCGCGCTCAGCATGGGACTGGCTTCGGGGTATCCGATGGATGCGGTGATAACGAGCAAGTTCCGCAAGAACCGGCTTTGTACGGCGGTGGAGGCGGAACGGCTGCTGTCGTTCACCAATACCGCCGACCCGCTGTTCATGTTCGGGGCGGTGGCGGTGGGCATGTTCGCGATGCCGGAGCTGGGGGCGACGATCGCGCTGGCGCACTATTTATCCAGTTTCCTTGTGGGGATCGTATTCCGCTTCCACGCCCGTGGCCGCGACCGTCTCACTCCCGAGGAGGCTACGCCGCCCGGCAATATCATTATCCGCGCTTTTCGGGCTTTGTATAACGCCAGGCAGGAGGATAAGCGGTCGATGGGCCAATTGCTCGGCGACGCGGTAAAATCTTCGATGAATACTATTCTCCTTATCGGCGGGTTCATCATCGTTTTTTCCGTTTTCCTGCGAATCGTGTCTGTGATTGGGGTGACGGCCGTGCTGGAGACGGCGTTCGCCTGGGTGCTGGGCGCCGTGGGCTTCAGCACTAATCTGGCGCCGTCGCTGGTAAGCGGCTTGTTCGAGATCGATATCGGCGCGATGGCGGCTGCCCAGGCAAACGCGCCGCTGGTGGAAAAGGTGGCTATGGCCAGCGCGATCATCGCCTGGAGCGGATTATGCGTCCACGGACAAGTGGCCAGTATCGTAATTGAGTCAGGCATCAGGATCGCGCCGTATATTTTCGGCCGCTTGCTGCACGCCGTGCTGGCGGCGCTGATAACGCTGCTGCTGATGGATTCCGGGGGAATTTTCCCGACTGCGTTGAGCGTGCCGGCCGCGGTGATGCCAGGGGGCGGCTGGTCGCCGGTATTCTGGCTCACCCGGTTTGAGCAGATGGGGTATGTGGCGCTGCTCTGCACGACGCTGCTGATAGCGCTTTCGCTGGCTTGGCACATTGGCCGCGGGGTTAGGCTGATGATAAAAAAATAG
- a CDS encoding patatin-like phospholipase family protein, translating into MTRPTIGLALGSGGLRGLAHIGVLKILEREGISVDYIAGCSIGSLIGSLYASGLDSETIFKLAKNLKRRHWIDFVIPKMGLVAGDRTLETIKLLTRRKNFDELAIPLAVVAADLNTGEEVVFRDGEVAHAVRASISVPGVFVPYEYNGRLLIDGAVVNPTPMDVVHSMGADIVIAVDLVPTGEVAALTNIFDIIIQTIDIVERQLLKQRQHYSDLLIKPDVGHISPSSFTEIDECVDLGARAMEAGLPRLRNLLADKQHKAATGENPGPRAATQG; encoded by the coding sequence ATGACGCGACCGACCATCGGATTGGCCCTGGGTTCGGGCGGCCTCAGAGGCCTGGCCCACATCGGCGTCCTCAAAATTCTGGAGCGCGAAGGTATTTCCGTAGACTACATAGCCGGCTGCAGCATCGGCAGCCTCATCGGCTCCCTCTACGCATCCGGCCTTGACAGCGAAACGATATTCAAACTGGCGAAAAACCTCAAGCGCCGCCACTGGATCGACTTTGTGATCCCCAAAATGGGGCTGGTCGCCGGGGACAGAACCCTTGAAACCATAAAGCTACTCACGCGGCGCAAAAACTTTGACGAACTCGCCATCCCCCTGGCCGTCGTCGCCGCCGACCTCAACACCGGCGAGGAAGTCGTCTTCCGCGACGGCGAAGTCGCCCACGCCGTAAGAGCCAGCATATCCGTACCCGGCGTCTTCGTACCCTACGAATACAACGGCCGTCTCCTGATCGACGGCGCCGTCGTCAACCCCACACCCATGGACGTCGTCCACAGCATGGGCGCCGACATCGTCATCGCCGTCGACCTCGTTCCCACCGGCGAAGTCGCCGCCCTCACAAACATCTTCGACATCATCATCCAAACCATCGACATCGTTGAGCGGCAGCTCCTCAAACAACGCCAGCACTACAGCGACCTGCTGATCAAACCCGACGTCGGCCACATCTCGCCAAGCTCCTTCACCGAAATCGACGAATGCGTCGACCTTGGCGCCCGAGCCATGGAAGCAGGCCTCCCCCGGCTCAGGAACCTACTGGCCGACAAGCAACATAAAGCGGCGACTGGCGAAAATCCCGGCCCCCGCGCCGCCACTCAGGGTTAG
- a CDS encoding nucleotidyltransferase family protein: protein MRAVGIVAEYNPFHNGHRYHVEETRRLYGDAPIVAAMSGNFMQRGEPALFDKWTRAEMAVRGGVDLVLELPVAFAVRSAQFFAAGAVRFLYSLGVVDWLSFGAEHPELGALKLLAAAVDDETVRAVMRSRLDAGETYAAALGKSLAAASGLPPAMVASPNNILAVEYLRAIEKFAPYMVPCPVARQGAHYHEKVVAGAIASATAIRGALLGGRTLEAFGAMPPSARELAERCMAEGRGPVSWGGLTVVLLAALRRAAVAELAELPDVTEGLEYKMKAAGAAGGLEGSLAVLKSKRYSLTRLQRVLVHALLMTDRRTVAGWDECGPLYARVLAFSGRGRELLRAMAKTAAVPVVTKTTHFLHSRDLDGRELTPLQAMLALDALATDVYSLGMPNPEWRRGGRDFRQSPLYVACRPVGS from the coding sequence ATGCGCGCGGTGGGTATTGTGGCCGAGTATAATCCGTTTCACAACGGACATCGCTATCATGTGGAGGAAACGCGCCGCTTGTATGGGGATGCGCCGATTGTGGCGGCGATGAGCGGTAATTTTATGCAGCGCGGCGAGCCGGCGCTGTTTGATAAGTGGACCCGCGCGGAGATGGCGGTGCGCGGGGGTGTGGATCTGGTGCTGGAGCTGCCGGTGGCTTTCGCGGTGCGGAGCGCGCAGTTTTTTGCCGCCGGTGCGGTCCGTTTCCTCTATTCTCTTGGAGTGGTGGACTGGCTTAGTTTCGGGGCGGAGCACCCTGAGCTGGGGGCGCTGAAGCTGTTGGCGGCGGCGGTGGACGATGAGACGGTGCGGGCGGTTATGCGCAGCCGGCTGGACGCGGGCGAGACTTACGCCGCCGCGCTGGGAAAGTCGTTGGCCGCCGCGAGCGGTCTGCCGCCGGCGATGGTGGCTTCGCCGAACAATATTTTGGCGGTGGAGTATCTGCGGGCTATTGAGAAGTTTGCGCCGTATATGGTCCCCTGCCCCGTCGCCCGTCAGGGCGCGCATTATCATGAGAAGGTTGTCGCGGGGGCGATCGCGAGTGCTACGGCGATCAGGGGAGCGCTGTTGGGTGGGCGAACGTTGGAGGCTTTCGGGGCCATGCCGCCTTCCGCCCGGGAGCTGGCGGAGCGCTGTATGGCGGAGGGGCGCGGACCGGTGTCGTGGGGCGGTTTGACGGTTGTTTTGCTGGCCGCGTTGCGGCGGGCGGCTGTGGCTGAGTTAGCGGAGCTGCCCGATGTTACGGAGGGGCTGGAGTACAAGATGAAGGCCGCCGGGGCTGCCGGCGGCCTGGAGGGGTCTTTGGCGGTTCTGAAGAGTAAACGGTATTCGCTGACCCGTCTGCAGCGGGTGCTGGTGCATGCTTTGCTGATGACGGATCGCAGGACGGTGGCGGGGTGGGACGAGTGTGGCCCGCTGTATGCGCGGGTGCTGGCGTTTAGCGGGCGGGGGCGAGAACTGCTGCGGGCAATGGCGAAGACGGCGGCGGTGCCGGTGGTGACGAAGACTACGCATTTTCTCCATAGCCGCGATCTTGACGGAAGGGAGCTGACGCCGCTGCAGGCGATGCTGGCTTTGGATGCGCTCGCCACGGATGTGTACAGCCTGGGGATGCCTAACCCTGAGTGGCGGCGCGGGGGCCGGGATTTTCGCCAGTCGCCGCTTTATGTTGCTTGTCGGCCAGTAGGTTCCTGA
- a CDS encoding acetate kinase, translating to MVILVVNCGSSSIKYQLFNMTDESVLAKGLVERIGLEGAQLTHQPAGKEKVVLTADIKNHSIGIKMVLEALTHAEHGVLKSMQEINAIGHRVVHGAEKFADSVLITPQVMDALEECIDLAPLHNPPNILGINACAELMPKTPQVGVFDTAFHQTMPKYSFLYGLPYEAYEKYGVRRYGFHGTSHRYVSQRAGELMDEHITNLRIITCHLGNGASIAAVKHGKSVDTSMGFTPLEGLVMGTRCGEIDPAIITYLMKKEGLTPDQIDTYLNKKSGVLGLSGISSDFRDIEEAANEGNERAQLALDVFAYKVRKYIGGYVAAMGGVDAIVFTAGLGENSVSMRDKICQGLEFLGTRIDPVKNNVRGKATEISVDGAKVKIFVIPTNEELVIARDTEQICANLV from the coding sequence ATGGTAATCCTTGTGGTCAATTGCGGAAGCTCGTCGATCAAATACCAGCTTTTCAACATGACCGACGAGTCGGTATTGGCCAAGGGCTTGGTAGAGCGCATCGGACTGGAAGGTGCGCAGCTGACCCATCAGCCCGCCGGTAAAGAAAAAGTAGTCCTCACTGCCGACATCAAAAACCACAGCATCGGCATCAAAATGGTCCTCGAAGCTCTTACCCACGCCGAACACGGCGTGCTCAAAAGCATGCAGGAAATCAACGCCATCGGCCACCGGGTCGTCCACGGCGCCGAAAAATTCGCCGACTCCGTCCTCATCACCCCGCAAGTCATGGACGCCCTGGAAGAATGCATCGACCTGGCGCCCCTCCATAACCCGCCCAACATCCTCGGCATCAACGCCTGCGCCGAACTGATGCCCAAAACGCCCCAGGTCGGCGTCTTCGATACCGCCTTCCACCAGACCATGCCCAAATACTCCTTCCTGTACGGCCTGCCCTACGAAGCCTACGAAAAATACGGCGTCCGCCGCTACGGCTTCCATGGCACCTCGCACCGCTACGTCTCCCAGCGGGCCGGCGAACTGATGGACGAACACATCACCAACCTGCGCATCATCACCTGCCACCTCGGCAACGGCGCCAGCATCGCCGCCGTCAAACACGGCAAATCCGTCGACACCAGCATGGGCTTCACCCCCCTCGAAGGCTTGGTCATGGGCACGCGCTGCGGCGAGATCGACCCGGCGATAATCACCTACCTGATGAAAAAAGAAGGCCTCACCCCCGACCAGATCGACACCTACCTCAACAAAAAATCCGGTGTCCTCGGCCTCTCCGGCATCTCCAGCGACTTCCGCGACATCGAGGAAGCCGCCAATGAAGGCAACGAACGGGCCCAACTCGCCCTCGACGTCTTCGCCTACAAAGTCCGCAAATACATCGGCGGCTACGTCGCCGCCATGGGTGGCGTCGACGCCATCGTCTTCACCGCCGGCCTCGGCGAAAACTCCGTCTCCATGCGCGACAAAATCTGCCAGGGGCTCGAATTCCTCGGCACCCGCATCGACCCCGTCAAAAACAACGTTCGCGGCAAAGCCACCGAAATCAGCGTCGACGGCGCCAAGGTCAAAATCTTCGTCATACCCACCAACGAAGAATTGGTCATCGCCAGGGACACCGAGCAAATCTGCGCCAACCTCGTATAA
- a CDS encoding DUF177 domain-containing protein → MMKINIAQLRQAIGASQSFSFHGTVEELTGEAGELWLRGRLEVTGEAVNTGRLLAISGEIKGESALNCDRCLTDFTREVAVTFSETFREEGSAATDPDALVYHGDEIDITEIVREALIVAEPLKALCDEECRGLCPVCGANRNENPCNCVTASIDPRLAALEKLLPKQ, encoded by the coding sequence ATGATGAAAATTAACATCGCGCAGCTTCGACAAGCGATTGGCGCCAGCCAATCATTTAGTTTTCACGGCACTGTCGAAGAGCTAACCGGCGAAGCCGGCGAACTCTGGCTCAGAGGCCGGCTGGAAGTAACCGGGGAAGCTGTCAACACCGGCCGCCTGCTCGCCATATCCGGAGAAATCAAAGGCGAATCCGCCCTGAACTGCGACAGGTGCCTGACCGACTTCACCCGCGAAGTGGCCGTCACCTTCAGCGAAACCTTCCGCGAAGAAGGCTCCGCCGCCACCGACCCGGACGCGCTCGTCTACCACGGCGACGAAATCGACATTACCGAAATCGTGCGCGAGGCGCTCATCGTCGCCGAACCGCTCAAAGCCCTCTGCGACGAAGAATGCCGCGGCCTGTGTCCCGTCTGTGGCGCAAACCGCAATGAAAATCCCTGCAACTGCGTTACCGCCAGCATCGACCCGCGACTCGCGGCGCTGGAAAAACTACTACCGAAACAATAG
- the rpmF gene encoding 50S ribosomal protein L32 yields MAVPKRKMSKARRDKRRANWKLTAPGYVECPQCHQMKMPHRVCPECGYYKGKEVVKAAE; encoded by the coding sequence ATGGCAGTACCCAAGCGCAAAATGTCCAAAGCTCGTCGCGACAAGCGCCGCGCCAACTGGAAACTAACCGCACCCGGTTACGTCGAGTGCCCTCAGTGCCATCAAATGAAAATGCCGCACCGCGTGTGCCCCGAATGCGGCTACTACAAAGGCAAGGAAGTAGTGAAAGCCGCCGAGTAA
- the fapR gene encoding transcription factor FapR, whose protein sequence is MTRPQKKLRHEALLEKLQTSPFMTDDALAEAMGVSVQTIRLDRLALGIPELRERTKQMAEEARTKLKAIGTGDVIGELVDLELGRSGISVMTVDDNMVMEKTKVTGGHYIFAQANSLALAVLDAPAAVTGVANIKYKIPVTAGEKLVAKAEVVKKRGNKYFVWVKTRNEKQEVFRSKFIMVSLDYEGR, encoded by the coding sequence GTGACACGCCCCCAGAAGAAGCTCAGGCATGAAGCCTTGCTGGAAAAACTGCAAACCAGCCCCTTTATGACCGACGACGCGCTGGCGGAAGCGATGGGGGTAAGCGTCCAGACCATCAGACTTGACCGCTTGGCGCTCGGCATACCGGAGCTCAGGGAAAGGACCAAACAAATGGCCGAAGAAGCTCGCACCAAGCTCAAGGCCATCGGCACCGGCGACGTCATCGGCGAACTCGTCGACCTCGAACTTGGCCGGTCCGGCATATCCGTCATGACCGTCGACGACAACATGGTCATGGAAAAAACCAAAGTCACGGGCGGACACTACATCTTCGCCCAGGCCAACTCCCTCGCCCTCGCCGTCCTCGATGCGCCGGCGGCTGTCACCGGAGTCGCCAACATCAAGTACAAAATACCCGTCACAGCAGGCGAAAAGCTGGTAGCCAAAGCCGAAGTAGTGAAAAAAAGAGGCAATAAATATTTTGTTTGGGTAAAGACTAGGAACGAAAAACAGGAAGTATTCCGCTCTAAATTCATCATGGTCTCGTTAGACTACGAGGGGAGATAA
- the plsX gene encoding phosphate acyltransferase PlsX yields MKVAIDAMGGDFAPDEIVRGAVDAAREYGCQIILVGDEEKITPLLDKAGDWRAMGISVHHASQVIEMTDHPGAAIRKKKDASVVVATRLVKQGQCDVVISAGSTGAAVAAAHFGLGRISGIERPTIATPMPNLAGTTILLDSGANTDAKPKHLLQSAVMGSIYAEYVLGIKKPRVGLLNIGEEETKGNDQVLATYPLLQHAKTLNFIGNVEGRDIPKGGVDVVVCDGFVGNIVLKFGEGLAGAILQLVKDAIKNAGFLAKTASLLVLPALRGLKKKLDYAEYGGAPLLGVDGGFIICHGSSKAKAIKNAVRVAKEFAEKKVVEHIRENIAKEGNIANED; encoded by the coding sequence ATGAAGGTTGCCATAGATGCGATGGGTGGGGACTTCGCACCGGACGAAATCGTCCGCGGCGCCGTCGACGCGGCCCGCGAATACGGTTGCCAGATAATCCTGGTAGGCGACGAAGAGAAAATAACCCCCCTGCTCGATAAAGCCGGCGACTGGCGGGCCATGGGCATAAGCGTCCATCACGCCAGCCAGGTCATCGAAATGACCGACCATCCCGGCGCCGCCATCCGCAAGAAAAAAGACGCCTCCGTCGTCGTAGCCACCCGCCTGGTCAAACAAGGCCAATGCGACGTCGTCATATCGGCCGGCAGCACAGGCGCGGCCGTAGCCGCCGCCCATTTCGGCCTCGGCCGCATATCCGGCATCGAACGCCCGACCATTGCCACCCCGATGCCAAACCTCGCCGGCACCACCATCCTGCTCGACTCCGGCGCCAACACCGACGCCAAACCCAAGCACCTCCTCCAGAGCGCCGTAATGGGCTCGATCTACGCCGAATACGTCCTCGGCATCAAAAAACCCCGTGTCGGTCTGCTCAACATCGGCGAAGAAGAAACCAAGGGCAACGACCAGGTGCTTGCCACCTATCCGCTCCTGCAACACGCCAAAACCCTCAACTTCATCGGCAACGTCGAAGGGCGCGACATCCCCAAAGGCGGCGTCGACGTAGTCGTCTGCGACGGCTTTGTCGGCAACATCGTCCTCAAATTCGGCGAAGGGCTCGCCGGCGCCATCCTGCAGCTCGTCAAAGACGCCATCAAAAACGCCGGCTTCCTGGCCAAGACGGCCTCGCTCCTCGTACTCCCGGCCCTCAGAGGCCTGAAGAAAAAGCTCGACTACGCCGAATACGGCGGCGCGCCGCTCCTCGGCGTCGACGGCGGCTTCATAATCTGCCACGGCAGTTCGAAAGCCAAAGCCATCAAAAACGCCGTCAGGGTAGCCAAAGAATTCGCCGAAAAAAAAGTTGTCGAACATATCCGCGAAAACATCGCTAAGGAGGGCAACATCGCCAATGAAGACTGA